In the Sinomonas cyclohexanicum genome, CGTGGCCCTGCCGATCGGCATCACGGTCATGGTCGTGTCCGAGATGTTCGCCTCGACCGAGGGCCTCGGCTTCTACATCCTCAATTCCTCGGCTACGTTCCAGGTGCCCGAGACGTGGGCGGGCGCGCTGCTCGTCGGCGTCGTGGGCTACATCCTCTCGATGCTGTTCGTCCTCGTCGAGCGCCGCGTCCTGCGCTGGTACCACGCCTCGGGCGCCCAATGAGCACGACGCCGTCCACCTCACCTCGGTCTCAAGCCACCCCAGGAGTTCCCATGACCATCCAGGACCAGCCCGTCCAGGACGCCACCGTCCTGTCGGCCCGCGCGCAGCAGGCGCCGGCGCGTGATGGGGACGTGATGACGGTGCGCGGGCTCAGCATGAGCTACGGCGCCGGCGCCTCGTTCAACCCGATCCTCGCCGACCTCGACCTCGACATCGCCGCCGGCGAGTTCGTCGCGATCGTAGGCCCGTCGGGGGTCGGCAAGACGACCCTCCTGCGCTGCCTGTCCGGGCTCATCCGGCCGCAGTCGGGCACCATCACGGTCTCCGGTGACGTCATCGACGGGCCCCACCCGGACCTCGCGGTGGTGTTCCAGGACTACAGCCGCTCGCTCATGCCCTGGATGACGACGCTCGAGAACATCGCCTTCCCCCTCCAGGGCAAGGGCATGGGCAAGGCCGAGCGGAACGCCGCGGCCGAGAAGAACCTCACGGCGGTGGGCCTTGCCGGCCAGGGCCACAAGTATCCCTGGGAGATGTCCGGCGGCATGCAGCAGCGCGTCGCGATCGCCCGGGCGCTCGCGTACGAGGCGAAGGTCCTGCTCATGGACGAGCCGTTCGCCTCGGTCGACGCGCAGACCCGGTTCGACCTCGAGGACCTCGTCCTGAACCTCCAGCAGGAGCTCGGCGTGACGATCCTCCTCGTCACGCACGACATCGACGAGGCCCTCTACCTCGCGGACAAGGTCGTGGTCATCGCGAACAAGCCCGCAATGGTCGTGGACGTCATCGAGACCGGGTTCGGCGACCAGCGCGACCAGCTCGAGACGAAGGCCGACCCGCGCTTCGCCGAGGCCCGCGCCCGCATCATGCACCGGCTGCGGAAGGACTGACGCCTCGAGAGACGCGCACTTGGGCGCAGCGGAGGGGCCGGGTCAATTCGACCCGGCCCCTCCGCTGCGCCTTCTGTTTCGGCGCCTCCTGTTTGTGCGCCTTCTGTTTCTGCGCCTCCGGCGCCCGGCTCAGAAGTCCGTGATGACGCTGCGGGCCACGCCGCCCGCGCGGAGGAGCTCGTAGCCGCGGTCGATCTCGCCGAGGCCGATCCGGTGCGAGACGAGCTCATCGAGCCTGAAGCGGCCCTGGAGGTACAGGCGGGCGTACATCGGGATGTCCACCTTGAGGTTCGTCGAGCCCATCGCGACGCCGCGCAGGCCCTTCTGCTTGCCGAGGAGGTCCCCGAACGGGGTCACCTCGATGGTCCGGCCGGGCTGGTGGACGCCGATCAGGTATGCGGTCCCGCCGATCTCGAGCATCGCGAGCGCCTGCTCGGACGTCTGCTTGAGCCCGATCGCCTCGAACGCGTGGGTCACGCCGCCCCGGGTGAGTTCGTGGACCTGCGCCACCGAGTCGCCCACGGCCGGGTCCACCGTGTCCGTCGCGCCGAACGTCTGGGCGAGCTCGAGCTTGGCCGGGTCGAGGTCGACGGCGATGATCCGCTCCGCGCCCGCCAGCGCTGCGCCCTGGATCACGTTGAGGCCGACGCCGCCGCAGCCGAGCACGGCGACCGTGTCGCCGGGGCGGACGCCGGCCGTGTTGACTGCCGCGCCGGCGCCGGTGACGACCCCGCAGCCGAGCAGGGCCGCCCGGTCGAACGGGATCTCCTCGGGGACCGCGACGACGTTCGTCGCGTGCACGAGGACCTGCTCGGCGAATCCGCCGACGCCGATGAACTGGGTGAGCGGCCGCCCGCCGAGGCTGAGGCGCGGCGTCGTGCCCTGCGCGCGTGATGTCGCCGAGGAGCGCGCGCACTGGTACGGGCGGCCCGTGAGGCACGCCCGGCAGGTCCCGCACGAATGGATCGGCGACGTCACGACGTGCTGGCCCACCGCGACGTCCGCGACATCCTCGCCGACTGCCGCGACGATGCCGGCGACCTCGTGCCCGAGGACCGCGGGCATCGGGAAGCCGGCGTCGGTCGTCGCGACGTGCAGGTCGGAGCGGCACAGGCCCGAAGCACGCACGTCGATGAGCACCTCGCCCGGGCCGGGGCTGTCGATCCGAACGTCCACGATCTCGAACGGGCCGCCGACGGCTTCGATCACTGCTGCGCGCATGGGTTCCTCCAGGATTCTGTGACATAGTCAATATAGAAAAATATAATCAATAATGATCTGCAATATCTACAGCCCGTTCGGGCGGACGGAGGAACCATGAGGGCAGCGGTCATCAATCGGCTGGACGGCACGTTCGACATCGAGGAGCTCGCCATCGGGCGGCCGCTCCGGGACGAGGTGCTCGTGGAGGTCGCGGCCGCGGGCCTGTGCCATTCCGACTACCTCGTCGCGTCCGTGGACAGGGGGCGGCCCGTGCCGATGGTGGCTGGGCACGAGATGGCCGGGACGGTCGTCGACGTGGGCGAGGGCGTGCGGGACCTCGCGGTCGGCGACCGTGTGGTGGCCACCGAGGTCGACTTCTGCGGCGTGTGCCGCGAGTGCCGGGGCGGGGCGCCCTTCCGCTGCCTCGACCCCGGCGCGGCCCGACGCCCGGCCGGCGCGCCCGCCCGCCTCACGCGCGACGGCGAGCCGGTCACCTCGTTCGGGGTCGCCGGCTTTGCGGAGCGGACCATCCTGCACCGCAACAAGCTCGTCAAGGTCCCCTCAGGGATCCCGTTCGCGCAGGCCGCGGTGCTCGGCTGCGCCGTCTCGACCGGCGTGGGCGCGGTGCTCAACAGTGCGGGCGTGCGGGCCGGGGAGACGGTCGCCGTGGTCGGGCTCGGCGGGGTCGGCCTGAACGTGGTGCAGGGCGCGGCGCTTGCTGGAGCACGCGCCGTCGTCGGCATCGACCTGCAGCCGGCCAAGCTCGGGCTCGCCCGCCGCTTCGGGGCGACCCACGTGGTGGACGCCTCCGCGGGCGACGTCCCCGCGGCGGTCCGGGACGCGACCGACGGCGGCGCGCACCACGTGTTCGAGGCGATCGGCCTCGCGACGACCCAGCGCCAGTCGATCGGCCTGACCCGTACAGGCGGGTCCGTGAACTTCATCGGCATCCCGCAGGGCGCGCCGCTCGACATTGACGTCATGCGGGACCTGCTCATGGGCCAGCGCACGTTCCGCGGCGTCTACATGGGGTCCACCGACCCGCGCAGGGATATCCCGTTCTACGCGGACCTGTACCTCCAGGGCCGGCTCAACCTCGACGACCTCGTCTCCGCCCGTGTGGGCCTTGACGAGATCAATGACGCCTACGCGCGGCAGGAGACCGGCGCGATCGCGCGGTTGGTCATCACTTTCTGAAAGGGAAGCGCCTGGGACGGGGAAAGGGGCAGGACGCCGTTCGCGTCCTGCCCCCGGTGCCCTTCCGCCGCGGTGTCAGACGGTTCCGCCGTGCCGGGCGATGACGTCGCGCGCGAGCTTCTTGCCGAACGCCGTGTGCGCGGCGAGGGCCTCCTGCGCTGCGTCGACATCGCGGGCGGCCAGGGCCTCCGTGAGGTCGCGGACATGGCCCGTCTCGAGCTGGCGCGACCACTCCTCGGCAGTCAGGGCCTGGCGCCACACCGTCCCGATGCCGAGGCGGCGGAAGGCGTCCGCGAGGGCCGCGGATCCGGCCACCGACACGAGCCGGTCGTGGTACGCGACGTTGAGGGCGAGGAACGCGTCGAGGTCGCCCGCCTCCTCGGCGCGCAGCGCCTCGAGCTCGGAGACGATCCGGCGCAGCTCCGCGACGTCGCCATCGGTGAGCCGGCGCAGATGGGAGGCGATGACGCCGGACTCAATGGTCGCGCGGCCGTCGTAGGCGGCGTCGGTCGTCTGGGCGGTGATGGGCTGAGGCTCGAGCAGTCCCTCATCGTTGCGGGACACGAGTCCCTCGGCGGTGAGCTTCACGAGCGCGTTCTGCACCTGCTCGGGCTCGGAGCGGATCGCCTCGCCGATGGCCACAGGGTCCAGGACCGAGCCGAGCGGGGTGCGGCGCTTGAGCACCCAGTCGCGCACGCCGTCGTACGCCTTGACCTCGAGGACCCGCTCGAGGCGGCCCATCGTGCCGCGGTAGTACGCGAGCGGCTGCCGGTCTGCGGCGCTCGCCTCGGCCACGAGGCCGAGGAACACCGTGTGGGTGCCGCCCGTGGCCGTCTCTGCGATCCGGCACTCGATCGTCGCGAGCGCACCGTCGAGCAGCGGGACCCCGTTCTCGGAGATCGTGTAGCCCACGCCCTCGAACTTGTCACCGCCCTTGCGGCCGAACTGGAACGCGAGCGCCGCCTGGTCCTCGGCGAGGATGTTGATGCCGAACACGCCGGCCTCGACCACGCGGTCGTGCGTCGACGAGGAGCGGTTGAGGCACGCGAGCATCATGGGGGGCTCCATCGAGAGCGAGGAGACGGCTGAGGCCGTCGTGCCGTACGGCTTGCCGTCCACGACGGCCGTGATGACCGTGACGCCGGAGGCGAAGTGCCCGACGACGTTGCGGAACACGACGGGATCGACGACGGGGCCGTCGGCGGTGAGGGGCTGGGCGGTCATGGTGTCCTCCTTGGGACAGGATTTCGGTTGATGAGGCTACGCCGAGGCAGCGCCGCGGCAACGCCGGTCACGGGAGCGTGATCGCGTCGAGGAGCCGCCCGACGCCGGGCGCGTCGGCGAGGTCCAGCGCGAGGTGCAGGGCTCGGCGGGCCCGGTCGGCGGGAAGGCCCGCGAACTCGGCGTTCGCGAGGAACTTCCCCTCGACCTGGGCCGGCGTGAGCGGGGTGTGGTGCCGGTCCCCGAGCGGCGCGTCGACGCGCTCGCGGAACGTCGCGCCGTCGTGCGTGAGGACCTCGACCTCGGCGGTGAGGTACTCGCCCGGGGCGAGCGAGGGGACGATCTCGACGGCGGCCGCGGCCGCGCCCAGCGCCGGGTCGCCGGCGCCGAGCAGGTGCTCGGGCCGCACGTTCCCGTGCGCGAGCGCCGCGACGGCCGTGAAGCGGAGGCTGAACGCGGCGTCGACCTCGGGGGTCCGGCCGGGGGCCCACTCGGCGCCCACGAACCCGGCTGCGGTGCGCGGCGTGACGTGGATGCGGACGCGGGCGGCGTCCTCGAGGCGCACACCGCGGGCGTGCAGCCGAGCGGCGGCGTCGAGGCTCGGGTGGCTTGCGCGGCACGAGCTCCACGGCTTGATGACGCGGTCGCCGCAGAACACCTCGCCGAGCCGCTCGAGCATGAGCTCGGGCCGCGGGTCCGCGCAGAACCGGTCGAGGAAGCCGAAGCGGCCCGCGAGCGGGTCGTCTTCGCCGCGGTACCCGATCGCCGCGAGCTCGACGGCGGTCACGCCCGCCTGCGCGGCGAACGCCATCGGCAGCCGGAACGCGGGCGCGTGGTCGAAGATCGGGGCCACGGATCCGCCGAGCTGCTGGACCGCGAGGCCCCACGCGTCCACGAGCCCGCGCTCGCCGAGCCCGGCGAGCCGCGCGGCCAGGGCCGTCGCGCCGATGCCGTTGACGGTTCCGGTGTTGTCCTGGCCGGAGTACACGTCGAAGCTGCTGCCGACGGCGAGCCGTGCCGTCACGTCGTCCGCGAGGACGAGCGCGTCGAGCAGTTCGGAGCCGGTCGCCCCGCGCCGCTCCGCCTCCGCGAGCGCCACCGGGACCGTGGTCCCCGTGATGTGCGCGGCGACCTCCTGCCCGCCGGGGCCCTCGGCGCTCACGGGCTCGAAGTCGAACGTGCGGGTCAGGACGCTGGCCGCCCACGCGGCGGTGCGCGCCGGCACCCTCACGGCGGTGCCGGGGATGCGCGCGTCCGGCCGGCCGCCCCAGTCCGCGGCGAGCGCCACGAGCTCGGCCGCCCCCGGCGCGCGGTGCCCCGCGAGAGCGCAGCCCACCGCGTCCACGAGGCGCACGACGGCGCGCTCGCGGGCCTCCGCGGGGATCTCACCCGGGCTGGTGGCCGCCACGTGGGAGGCCAGGCGCGAGGTGAGCTGCGCGCGGGCGGCAAGGGCGCAGTCGGGCGTCGTGTCCGGGGGCGCCGGGGATGGCGCGGTGTCGGATTGGGCGGGCGCGGTCATGGTCGTCTCCTTCCAGTGGTGGGGGAGCGGGGTCAGGCGGTCGTGGTGGCGAGGTCGTCGAGCTCGTCGGGGGCCGCGGGGACGGGCTCGATGCCCGCCTCGGCGAACATCGCCGCGTACGCGCCGGTCTCGCCCCTGGCCTGGGCCTTCTTGTGGTCGAGGGCGCGGGCGCGGCCCACGGAGCCGAGGTAGAAGCGTTCGTACAGTTCGATCCGGCTGCCGAGGGCGGAGCCGGCGAAGTCCCATGCGGTGCGGAAGATCCGGGCGCGCTCCTCGGGGGCGATCCCGTTGGCGCCGGGCAGGTACTTGCGCAGGAGCGGGCCGAGGCGCGGGTCCTCGAACGCGCGGGCGGTCGGGGTCGCGAGGAGATTGTGCGAGCCCATGGACTTGATGATGTCGTTGACGCGGGCCATCCAGACCGGCATGACCGTGCGCAGCGACGAGATGTCGTCGTGGCAGAAGAACGCCCCGCCGCCCCAGTCGGAGGCGCGGTTCTCGGCGTCGGCCACGACGGAGCGCGCGATGCGCAGGTACGAGTAGATCTCGCCGAGCATCGAGGCCGTCTCGGGCTTGCCCTCAGTGCCGGTCACCTTGGCCATCTGGGTGCACAGGTCGTAGGCGAACTCGAGCTTGACGGACGCACGGATCGCGGTCTGCTGCTGCGTGTTGCCGGTGGCCGTCGCAGCGTTGATCGCGTTGTACACGCCCAGGTCGCCGTCGATGAACACGCGGTCCCACGGGACGAGGACGTCGTCGAAGATGATCACGGCGTCCTGCTCGTCGAAGCGCGAGGAGAACGGCCGGTCCACGACGTCCATGTCGACCCCGTAGTGGTCGCGGCACACGGCCACGACGCCCGGCGTCGCGACCGGGATCGCGAAGGACAGCGCGTACTCCTCGTAGCCCTTCTGGATCGGCACGGCCGGGTAGACGTACAGCTCGTCGGCGATCGGTCCGAGGGTCGCGAGCATCTTGGCACCGCGGACCACGAGGCCCGCCTCGGTGCGCTCGACGACTCGCAGCGTCAGGTCCTCGTTGATGCCCTGGAGCTCGCCGACGCTCTTGTCGATCGCTGCGTGCACGATCGTGTGGGTGAGGGCGAGGTCCCGTTCCTGGACGAGGCGCCAGTAGGCCTCGAGTCGCTCGAAGTAGACCGGGTCGCCCGAGCGGTCGTAGATGTCCTTGCGGCTCGCGTGGCCGGCGAGGACCACGTTGACGTAGTCCGGGGTGCGGCCGAGCATGCCGTTCGAGTAGCGGGCCAGGCGATCGAAGGCGCGGTGGCGGCGGCCGATGTCCCCGGCGGTCCGCGGGCGCAGGAGCGAGACGTTGTGCTCCTCGCCGGTCTCCGGGTCCACCATGAGGCAGTCGTCCGAGTACTTGTGCTGGTAGTCGAAGTACGCCGCCATGCCGGCGATCGATCCCGCGAACGCCGGATGGGTCACGACGTCGATGCAATGGTCGCCGAGCCACACCTCCCGCGAGTCCGCGAGTCCGGCTCGGTACTGCTCTCCGGTCCGTGCTGCCACGGTGACCTCCTTGTGTCGTGCCCGCTGGGCAAAAATGCATTCTGTGGTCAAGATTACAAACTTGACGGAAGGGGTGCAAGGGGCCGCAAGCAAAGAGTTGCAGAATCGCGGAAGAATATTTTTTCAGGATCACAATGTTCTGTTGGGTCGTGATCTGTGTCATCCTGTGGTGAGACCGATCACCTTTCCCCGCAGAAGGCACCCCCATGAAGCACTCACCGTCGCGTGCCGAGCGCCCCTCCGACACGCTCAATACCAAGGACCTGCGCCGCATCCTCGCCTCGAGCGCCATCGGCTCGATCATCGAGTACTACGACTTCATCCTGTACGCCACCGCGGCGTCACTCATCTTCGACAAGGTCTTCTTCTCGAACCTGCCGCCCGCTGTCGGGCTCTTCGCCTCGTTCGGCACGCTCGCCGTCGGCTACATCGCCCGCCCGCTCGGCGGCATGGTGTTCGGCCACTTCGGCGACCGCGTGAGCCGCAAGCGCATGCTCGTCATCTCGATGCTCATGATGGGCTTCTCCACGGTTGCCGTCGGCTTCCTCCCCACCCAGGCGGCCATCGGGCTCGCCGCGCCGGTCCTCCTCGTGGTCCTGCGCATCATCCAGGGCATCTCGGTGGGCGGCGAGTGGGGCGGCGCGACCCTCATGGCCCTCGAGCACGCCCCCGCCTCCAAGCGCGGCCTCGCTGCCGCGTTCGCCAACTCGGGCGGCCCGGCGGGCGGGCTCGTTGCCACGTTCGTGGTCTCCGGCGCCTCAGCCCTGACGGGGCCCGCGTTCCTCGACTGGGGCTGGCGCATCCCGTTCCTGCTCTCTGCAGTGCTGATCTTCATCGGCATGGTCATCCGGCTCAAGGTCGCCGAGTCGCCGGTCTTCCAGCGGCTCGACGCCGAGTCCGTCGATGCCCATCGCCGCAAGACGCTGCCCGTGGTCGAGGTGTTTCGGAAGCATTGGCGCCCGCTGCTCCTCACGCTTGTCGCGTCGCTCGGCTTCTACACCTGCCAGGGCTTCCTGACCTCGTGGGGCGTCTCCGTCGCGTACGACGAGGGCGTGAGCCGTGAGGGCATCCTCAACGTCAAGGGCGTCGCTGCCGTCGTCACGATCGTGGTGTGCTTCGCCGCGGCCCGTCTCAGCGACCGGCTCGGCCGCCGCGCAGTGCTCGCCGCGGGCGGCATCCTCGGCCTCCTGTGGGTCTACCCCGCGCTCGTCCTCCTGCGCGACGGCACCCTCGTGGGCTTCTCCGTCGCTGTGATCGTGGGCAACGGCCTCATCCAGGGCGTCCTCGCCGGCCCGATCGGTGCGTACATCGCGGAGCAGTTCCCGGCCGCCGTCCGGTACACCGGCGCCTCGCTCTCGTACCAGACCGCCTCGACCCTCGGCGCGGGCCTCACCCCGATGCTCGCGGCCGCCCTCGCCATGACGGGCGGCGGCTCGTTCCTGCTCGTGGGCGTGGCATGGGCCGCCATCTTCGTGGCCGGGCTCGTCGCGGTCTTCCTGAGCCGCGAGGGCACGCGCCTCGGCTCCGACGGCGAGAGCGCCCCTGAGCCCGCCCGGGCCCAGAGCGTGGCTGGCGCCGCGAGCGCCCGCTGAGCGCGCGGCGTTAGCCATGGGGTGCGCTTGACGCGCACCCGTCCGTGACCTCGGCGCTTCCCCCGCCCCCTCCGCCCCTGCGCGCACGACGCCGCCCCCGCGGCTCGTGCGCGCAGGCGACGCCGCGCCGTCGTGCACCATAAAGACGATTTCTTAGAAGATCCCCTCCTGATTTCGATGGTTTACGAGACGAAGTGTCGCGGGCCACGATGGAAGGGATCACCGCGGCGATGCGCCCGGTACGCTGAAAGGAACTCTCGATGACCAACTCGCGCGGACACCACATGGTGCTCACCACGTTCATGCTGCCGGCGGGCTACCACAAGGACAGCTGGCGCATGGACGGCAGCCGAGCGGACGAGCTCGCCAACTTCGACTTCGTCGCCGATCTCACCCGCATGGCCGAGGCCGCCAAGCTCGACGCCGTGTTCTTCGGCGACATCGCCCACGCCAACACGGTGATGCGCGGCGACATCAAGATGAACGGCTTCTACGAGCCCATGACGACGCTCGCGGCGCTCGCCGCGGTGACGAAGAACATCGGCCTCATCGGCACGATCTCGACCTCGTTCTACGAGCCCTACAACGTCGCGCGGCTCCTCGCGGGGCTCGACCACATGTCGGGTGGCCGCGCCGGCTGGAACATCGTCACGAGCTCGGACGGCTTCCAGAACTTCGGCCTCACCGAGGCCCCCGACGGCCCCACCCGCTACCGCCGCGCGGCCGAGTTCGTCGAGGTCGTCCAGAAGCTCTGGGACAGCTGGGAGGACGACGCCGTCATCAACGACCGGGAGTCAGGCTGGTACGTCGACACCTCCAAGATCCACACGATCGACCACGTCGGCGAGTACTTCCGCGTCCAGGGCCCCCTGCCCGGACCGCGCTCGCCGCAGGGCCGGCCGGTGCTCGTCCAGGCCGGCTCGTCCGGGCCCGGCGTGGAGCTCGGCACGTCCGTGGCGGACGGCATCTACACGGCCCAGCCGCTCCTGCAGCCGTCCATCGAGTTCTACGCCGACTTCAAGGCCAAGGCCGCCGCGAAGGGGCGCGACCCCGAGCTCATCAAGATCATCCCCGGCATCCTGCCCATCCTCGGCGAGACCCAGGCCGAGGCCGACGAGCTCGCCAGGGAGCTTGCGCGCAACATCCACATGGAGAACGGCCGCAAGCAGGTCGGCGCCGACCTCAAGCTCGACCTCTCCTCCCTCGACCTCGACGAGGCCATCCCCGCAGGGTGGTTCAGTGAGGACCCCTCCCGCGGCTCGCGGTACCACATCTACCGCCGCAAGAGCGTGGACCAGGGCATGACGCTGCGCGAACTCATCGTTGACCTTGCCCGATCGACCGGGCACCAGTGGATGGCCGGCACCCCGGGCGCCGTTGCCGACCGCATGATCGAGTGGTTCGAGGCGCGCGCGTGCGACGGCTTCAACCTCAACGCCCCGTTCAACCCGGGCGGGTTCGCGCTCATCTGTGACAAGCTCGTCCCCGAGCTCGCAGAGCGCGGCTACTTCCGGCACGAGTACGAGGGCACCACGCTCCGCGAGAACCTCGGGCTCCCCTACCCCTCGTCCAAGCGCGAGTCCGCGCTCGCCTGAGCGGCCTCTCCGTGCGTCGCTCAGCCCGCGCCGGCCGCACCGGCCGCACCGCCGGAGGGCGCGCCGTCGGCCGCGCCGTCACCGGTGAACAGCTCGAGCGCGACGTCGATCCAGGCGCGCGCCCGCACCGACGGGCGCGTGCTGCGGGGCGCCGCGAGGGCTACCTGCACCGGGCGGGCCAGGGCGCCGCGCACGGAGAGCGGCCTCAGCCGCACGCCCAGCTCGGCGTATGGCGCCTCGAGCGCCTTCTGCTGGTACAGCACGGCGATGCCGCGGCCTACCGCCACGAGCGACCGCACCGTCGCGTAGGAGCGGGAGCGGTGCCGCACGGTCGGCACGGCGCCGGCCTCCTCGAACAGCTGCAGGACCCGTCTGCCGAGTGGCGGCGAGTCGAAGAGCACGAGCGGCTCCTCGGCGATGTCCGCGAGCCGCACGGTCGGCGCCTCGGCGAGCCGGTGGTGCTCAGGCAGGAGGACGTGCGGTGCGGCGGTAGCGAGGGCGACGGTCGTGAGCGCGGGGTCCACCGCGGCGTTGTACACGAACGCGACGTCGAGTGCGCCGGCGAGCAGCCGCTCCTGGACGTCCTCGTGGAAGCCCTCCACGAAGTCCACCTCGACCCCCGGGCACTGCCGGGCGAAGTCGCTCAGCATCGCCGGGATGATCGTGGGGCCGAGGGTGATGTCGCAGCCCACCGTGAGCGGGCCGCGCAGCTGCGAGCGGTCCTCGCGGGACAGTGCTGCGATCGAGTCGGCGAGCCGGAGCAGGTCCCGGGCCATGCCCAGGACCTCGCGGCCTGTGGCCGTGAGCGTGACCCCCTTGGCCCGGCGCTTGACGAGGAGCTCGGAGCCCACGGCCCGCTCGAGCTCGGCGACCGAGGTCGAGATGGCCGACGGCGCCATGTGCAGCCGGCGCGCGGCCTCGGCCAGCGTGCCGGACTCGGCGGCGACGACGAAGTGCCACGCCTGCCTCAGCGTGAGGGCGGGCTGCTGCTCGGGGATCACGCGCCCAGCCTAGCGGCCTCCCGGGGCGATTCCCCGGTCCGGCCGCTGAACAACTAGTGAGAACAACGAAGGAAGCGAACATGTCCAGCCACCCCGCCAGTGATCCCCGCGAGGAGTTCCTCAGCCGTGCCGTCGAGATCGTCGGCGCCGACAACGTGGTCCGCCCGGACGGGGAGGACGGCTACCTCGACCCCTACCCGCTCAACAGCGGCCGCTCCGCCTGGCCCGGCGTCCGCCCGGGGAGCACCGAGGAGGTCCAGGCCATCGTGCGCCTCGCCGGAGAGACCGAGACGCCGCTGTGGACGTTCTCCCGCGGCAAGAACCTCGGCTACGGCGGCCCCGAGCCGCGCGACCACGGGATGGTCGCCCTCGACCTCTCCCGCATGAACCGCATCCTCGCGGTCGACGACCGGCTCGGGTA is a window encoding:
- a CDS encoding LysR family transcriptional regulator, with translation MIPEQQPALTLRQAWHFVVAAESGTLAEAARRLHMAPSAISTSVAELERAVGSELLVKRRAKGVTLTATGREVLGMARDLLRLADSIAALSREDRSQLRGPLTVGCDITLGPTIIPAMLSDFARQCPGVEVDFVEGFHEDVQERLLAGALDVAFVYNAAVDPALTTVALATAAPHVLLPEHHRLAEAPTVRLADIAEEPLVLFDSPPLGRRVLQLFEEAGAVPTVRHRSRSYATVRSLVAVGRGIAVLYQQKALEAPYAELGVRLRPLSVRGALARPVQVALAAPRSTRPSVRARAWIDVALELFTGDGAADGAPSGGAAGAAGAG
- a CDS encoding NtaA/DmoA family FMN-dependent monooxygenase (This protein belongs to a clade of FMN-dependent monooxygenases, within a broader family of flavin-dependent oxidoreductases, the luciferase-like monooxygenase (LMM) family, some of whose members use coenzyme F420 rather than FMN.) — protein: MTNSRGHHMVLTTFMLPAGYHKDSWRMDGSRADELANFDFVADLTRMAEAAKLDAVFFGDIAHANTVMRGDIKMNGFYEPMTTLAALAAVTKNIGLIGTISTSFYEPYNVARLLAGLDHMSGGRAGWNIVTSSDGFQNFGLTEAPDGPTRYRRAAEFVEVVQKLWDSWEDDAVINDRESGWYVDTSKIHTIDHVGEYFRVQGPLPGPRSPQGRPVLVQAGSSGPGVELGTSVADGIYTAQPLLQPSIEFYADFKAKAAAKGRDPELIKIIPGILPILGETQAEADELARELARNIHMENGRKQVGADLKLDLSSLDLDEAIPAGWFSEDPSRGSRYHIYRRKSVDQGMTLRELIVDLARSTGHQWMAGTPGAVADRMIEWFEARACDGFNLNAPFNPGGFALICDKLVPELAERGYFRHEYEGTTLRENLGLPYPSSKRESALA